The following proteins are co-located in the Phocoena phocoena chromosome 1, mPhoPho1.1, whole genome shotgun sequence genome:
- the CD5L gene encoding CD5 antigen-like — MMESSSRTRLVGGHHRCEGRVEVERNGQWGTVCDDGWDMKDVEVVCRELGCGAATRTPSGTLYKPLAEKDQKVLIQAVNCSGMESKLIHCEQEEDVFDCSHNEDAGAMCEIPETVRLVGGPGRCKGRVEVKHREQWGTVCKAGWNLSAAKVVCWQLGCGRATLTQRCCNKDTQGQGPIWLSKVSCSGQEESLQDCPSGIWGKNNCTHDEDTCVECEDPFDLRLVGGDTRCSGRLEVLHKGEWGSVCDDGWGEKEEKVVCKQLGCGESILLSAKARRNFGLGAGRIWLDDVHCSGKEQSLEQCRHRFWGHHNCNHKEDVAVTCLGILSLEPVQEACGWLFDIQYTDDSGLLGPRVLVFTVVSARDMYMLS, encoded by the exons ATGATGG AGTCTTCATCCAGAACGCGACTGGTGGGAGGTCACCATCGCTGTGAAGGGCGGGTGGAAGTGGAACGGAACGGCCAGTGGGGCACCGTGTGTGATGACGGCTGGGACATGAAAGATGTGGAAGTGGTGTGCCGGGAGCTGGGCTGTGGAGCAGCCACAAGGACACCCAGTGGTACTTTATATAAGCCATTGGcagaaaaagaccaaaaagtcCTCATCCAAGCGGTCAACTGCAGTGGGATGGAAAGTAAACTGATTCACTGTGAGCAAGAGGAAGATGTTTTTGATTGTTCCCACAATGAGGATGCAGGGGCTATGTGTGAAA TTCCAGAGACTGTGCGGCTGGTTGGTGGCCCTGGTCGCTGCAAAGGGCGAGTGGAGGTGAAGCACCGAGAGCAATGGGGCACCGTGTGCAAAGCAGGCTGGAATCTCTCAGCCGCGAAGGTGGTGTGCTGGCAGCTGGGGTGTGGGAGGGCCACACTTACCCAAAGATGCTGCAACAAGGATACACAGGGCCAAGGGCCCATCTGGCTGAGTAAGGTGTCATGCTCAGGACAAGAAGAAAGCCTTCAAGATTGCCCTTCTGGGATCTGGGGGAAGAATAACTGCACCCATGATGAGGACACATGTGTCGAATGCGAAG ATCCCTTTGACTTGAGGCTGGTAGGAGGAGACACCCGCTGCTCTGGGAGACTGGAGGTGCTGCACAAGGGCGAATGGGGTTCTGTCTGTGATGATGGctggggagaaaaggaggaaaaggtggTGTGCAAGCAACTGGGCTGTGGGGAGTCAATCTTGCTATCTGCCAAAGCCCGGAGAAACTTTGGCCTTGGAGCTGGCCGCATCTGGCTAGATGATGTTCATTGCTCAGGGAAGGAGCAGTCCCTGGAACAGTGTCGGCACAGGTTCTGGGGGCATCACAACTGCAACCACAAGGAAGATGTGGCCGTGACCTGCTTAG GTATCTTGTCACTTGAGCCAGTGCAGGAGGCCTGTGGATGGCTGTTTGATATCCAGTATACAGATGACAGCGGCCTCCTTGGGCCCAGGGTGCTTGTGTTCACAGTAGTCTCTGCACGTGACATGTACATGCTCAGCTGA